AGGCTGCCCGTTTCCACCCATGGTGAAACGGGCAGGCTGCCCGTTCAGGCAAAAAATGGGGAGAAATTGCCccgaactttttttttttaatttttaatgtaCATTATGATAACCtattatgcattttttgtaTATTCAGGTACCGAGGATTTGAGAGCATTtgaattttagctcggttttttgaaaatcctaagaaggtagagaggatttgagagaatttgaattttttgttacaaaaagtGAGGAGAGCAAATATGTCAAAAATGGGCGGTGGACCGGAATTTgggtgcggtatatagcagcccACCCTACCTCCATCTgtataatttcaatttttttttgaaatgtcATAAGCAAAACGACCTAGTTTTAGGTGTATGTTAGGGTTTTTTAAAATTTGGCGAAATGACTTAATTGCCCTTAGTTAAATGTAAAACCTTGCAGCAAAATATTTTGCCTCCACACCAACTTTTTCGCGATTTGCTCCTGTGTGCGGGAGGAGGAGAGGTTGCTGCCGGCGCCGTTCATCCTGCTGCTGCCGCCGTTCATCCTGCTGCTGCCGCCGTTCGTTGCTGCGGGTGAGGGGGATTCCGCTGCCCCGCCGGAAGTTGGGGAAGAGAGATAGAggtaagtttttaatttaaggtTTTGATTTTAGGGATTTTcattaaattgaattgataatgtgatagtTGGGTCTCTAATTGAATGGATGATATTTAGGGGTTTGgtttaattgaattgataatcTGATAGTTTAGGGTTTTAATGAAATtgataatatgttaaattgtaggggttttgattaattttgaattgataatgtgatgtggttttagttcaattgatgatatttaggtgttttgattaaattgaattgataatatgttaaattttagGGGTTTTcattaaattgaattgataatgttATAGGGTTTTAGGGATTTTGATTATAAATTGAATTGGTGAATTACATTGGATTGAATTggtcaattgaattgaattggtgatatttagggattttgattaaattgaattggtgAATTGAGTTCAATAAGTGATATTTAGGGGTTTTAGGGATtttgattgaattgaattggtCATGCTTagttatttttagattttagtTCATCAATTACTACTGAACAGTGAATAtaccaaaaaaaatccaaaacaacttttgtatataaatacattTGCAGTAGGAATCAAATTCTTGAGTTGTTGTACGAAAAAAAGATTTCTACATACAATAGAGCCTGCCGAGGTTTgagtcctggctccgccactgcatTTTGCAAATGCTTGGTCTTCTTGTTAAGTTCTTTCACATCTCTTTGCTTGTGCATGTTCTTCCCCTCAATAGTAATTAGGATTGTTTGACTACGCCCAGCTTTAACTACAGAGTCTAGAGAAACTGGAACTCAAACGAAGATGAAAGGAAAGACGCGTAGCCAGATCCATGTCCAGATCCTCGTGAGCATGATCGGGATGTAGGCATTGGCTTACTTTCTTTATCCTATTCCTTATGATATCCGTACTTGCTTTTCCTTTGGTGTTTTTGGCTCTTCTATGCATAGTTATCATATCAAAGGCGCGGCTCAGGCTCTAGCCTCCAGGTGAGAAGCCAAAAGCCTGGCTTTGTTCAAGAGGCTCTTGCTTGAGTGCGCCATTTTGAGCCCAGAACCTTGCTAGAGGCGCGCCTAGGCTCAATTTAGAAGTTATACATTGTTTTTTAGGATTCCAAGTTAAACTTAGGATGTCTTAATCTCAGAACTTTTCTATCTATGTGATCTGCGATTGAAATTaatagaataaaagaaataaatacaagaaagacataACTCACCATTTCCGTGAGAGATCCGATCTCAGTTGTTTTCAACTTCATCCCCTTCTCAATTGGCAGGGATCTTGGAGGAAATTGGATCCAGGTTGGTTTTCCAACCCAACGGGTCATAACCTTAGGGTAGGGCGACCTTCAATTCAGTAAGGTAGGTCACCCCCTCTCGATTCAAGTGGAAGGCAACTGCATTAACACCCTCGATTTATagaaatactatatatataaatccattttcttttaaatatatatgaataGAAAGATAGACCCATCCATCTATCCCATCTTAGATTTACACaaattggggtttttttttCCTAAGTTATTGTTTTACACAAATTGTATCTGAACCAAAGATTAAATTACTGAATAATATTATATCTATGCCATGTTTGCTGTAATATATCTCTGAATAATATATCTAAGCCATGTTTGCTGTACATGTTTACACAAATTAAATTGTTTGTTGCTTCACATGTACCTGTACATGTTTTACACTAATTTCTTTTGTTGCTTCACCTACATATATGATATATGCTTCACTGATATGGCTTAGAAAGAAACGTGTGACTGATACTTGGTTGTATGGATTGCTAtagttaatttattataattatatatatatatatatatatattatttatgatgtCATCCGGTTCAACCCTCAGGTGCCTGGTATAGGTTTTACCTCCATTTCCTCCTCCTCCGCCATGGCCCGATCAAGAGGATACTCCACATCACGTCTCCTTTTCTCCTTTTACTCTTCCACCACCAAAGCGACAGCTCCGACTTCCAATTCTCCCTCCGCCGCCCTCCTTCTCGGCAACTTCCACCTCCATCAATTCTCCAACGTCGCTCGCGCCAAGGAAGACAAGGAACCATGGTGGAAGGAATCCATGGAACGTGTACGGAACATTGGAATCTCAGCTCATATCGATTCCGGCAAGACCACGCTCACAGAGCGCATCCTCTATTACACCGGTCGTATCCATGAGATCCATGAGGTCCGTGGTCGTGATGGAGTTGGAGCAAAGATGGATTCGATGGACCTCGAAAGAGAAAAGGGAATCACTATTCAGTCTGCTGCTACTTACTGCACTTGGAAGGATTATCAGGTGTTTAGGCATTTCTATAActgtttaattaattagtccTAGTTCATTGAAGGAATTGAATTTATTTGATCTTTGATGGTTTAGGTAAATATAATTGATACTCCAGGACACGTTGATTTTACCATAGAGGTGGAGAGGGCGCTGCGTGTGCTGGATGGAGCAATTCTTGTGCTGTGTAGTGTGGGTGGAGTTCAAAGTCAGTCTATAACTGTGGATAGGCAAATGAGGAGATATGAAGTCCCTAGAGTTGCTTTTATCAATAAACTTGATCGAATGGGAGCTGATCCATGGAAAGTTCTGAACCAAGTATGATATCTGCTGTGCAAGTTAATCAATTTGATTTatcattttttcatttattcGGTTGTAGTTGTAGTTGTAGTCATGATTCAGAGAAAAATATCTATTGGAAGTTTGAATTGCCTTCTGATTTTATTGTGCAGAATTAGTAATGCTGTaaagtttttgtttttcttaagaaatagaaaaaagaaGTTTCGTCTAATGGCATATTGCTTGTTCAGAATTTGAAGTTACCGATTGTGATGGTTTGATTCTGTATCTTAGGCAAGGTCTAAACTGAGGCATCATAGTGCAGCTGTGCAAGTTCCAATTGGGTTGGAGGAAGACTTTAAAGGCCTTATTGATCTTGTGAAGTTGAAAGCTTATTATTTCCATGGTTCTAGTGGGTGTGGGTTCACTCCATTGGTGTTGTTTATTTCCTTTAAAGCAGATCTTATATGACATTTTTGTTCTTATGATCTAACCTGTTGCAGTGAAAATATTGTGGCTGAAGAAGTTCCAGCTGATATGGAAGCCATAGTTGCAGAAAAACGACGGGAACTAATAGAAGCGATTTCTGAAGTTGATGATCAACTTGCTGATACTTTTCTTGCAGATGAGCCTATCTCATCAACTGATCTTGAGGTATGTTAAAACGCAAGGGGTAAAAGAGGTGTCTAATGGGGGCGATGATAGGGGAAGAAATTTAATGAAGTAATTTCATGAATATCTCTATCTGTTTTGGAATTAAACATTAATTTGATGGATTATAGCCATTATTTTATTGTATACGAATATGATAATGCTTACTTAGTACTTTTGCTTTTTGTTACCATTTGAGTCGTTTTTGTACTTGTTATGCTCTTATTTGCAACTGGTATTGACATTTAGAGCTCATTTGTCTTCTTGAGTAGGATGCTATTCGCAGGGCTACTATAGCACAGAAATTTATACCAGTATTCATGGGTAGTGCATTCAAAAACAAGGTACTAGTGTTATCTTGCTCCTTGAGTCGATTGATATTCCCCGTCTATTTATTGAAGTTTTGAGACTCAGTCATATGATATCTATCTACTATAGGGAGTGCAACCGCTTTTGGATGGTGTGCTTAGTTATTTGCCTTGTCCTATTGAAGTTAGTAACTATGCTCTTGACCAATCTAAAGATGAAGAGAAGGTATTCAGTTAGACAACTTTATCATGGTTCtcttttatgtatatatatattttcttatgaAATTAAATGAAGTGTAGGTCTTGTTGACCGGATCTCCAGATGGACGACTAGTGGCCTTGGCTTTTAAATTAGAAGAGGGGCGTTTTGGTCAATTGACATACCTAAGGTACGATTTAGAGTCTACTTATTTTCATATGAACACTTCCGTTTTCTGGCTTAGATATATGCTGACATTATATTACtattgcaatatatatatatgattattcACTTATAGTCTCATACTAAcaatttatttataatgaaGGATTTACGAAGGTATCATTCGCAAGGGTGATTTTATTGTTAACATTAACACAGGCAAGAAGATCAAGGTTGGTTGGAGCATTTACTATTTCTTTTAGTTTGGTgctttgttaaaaaaaacaagttgtcccccccccccccaactgATACAATTCTTTGATACATATGACATGAAGACTACGTTAGCATTAATTTCTAACTAATGGGTGGGTGGCTAAATTGGAATTAAGATGCATTCTGACTCGTGCATCAGGAAGTAATTCCTACAAAGCATAAAATTGCATATTAATGTAATTGCATAATTGAGGATATCATAGACTAGTAA
The window above is part of the Euphorbia lathyris chromosome 3, ddEupLath1.1, whole genome shotgun sequence genome. Proteins encoded here:
- the LOC136222978 gene encoding elongation factor G-2, mitochondrial-like isoform X1 yields the protein MARSRGYSTSRLLFSFYSSTTKATAPTSNSPSAALLLGNFHLHQFSNVARAKEDKEPWWKESMERVRNIGISAHIDSGKTTLTERILYYTGRIHEIHEVRGRDGVGAKMDSMDLEREKGITIQSAATYCTWKDYQVNIIDTPGHVDFTIEVERALRVLDGAILVLCSVGGVQSQSITVDRQMRRYEVPRVAFINKLDRMGADPWKVLNQARSKLRHHSAAVQVPIGLEEDFKGLIDLVKLKAYYFHGSSGENIVAEEVPADMEAIVAEKRRELIEAISEVDDQLADTFLADEPISSTDLEDAIRRATIAQKFIPVFMGSAFKNKGVQPLLDGVLSYLPCPIEVSNYALDQSKDEEKVLLTGSPDGRLVALAFKLEEGRFGQLTYLRIYEGIIRKGDFIVNINTGKKIKIPRLVRMHSNEMEDIQEAHAGQIVAVFGVDCASGDTFTDGSIRYTMTSMNVPEPVMSLAVQPVSKDSGGQFSKALNRFQREDPTFRVGLDPESGQTIISGMGELHLDIYVERIRREYKVDATVGKPRVNFRETVTKRAEFDYLHKKQSGGQGQYGRVIGFIEPLPEGSSTKFEFDNMLVGQAIPSGYIPAIEKGFREAANSGSLIGHPVENIRIALIDGAAHTVDSSELAFKMASIYAFRQCYTAAKPTILEPIMLVELKVPTEFQGTVAGDLNKRKGVIVGNDQEGDDSVITAHVPLNNMFGYSTSLRSMTQGKGEFTMEYKEHLPVSQDVQKQLVNTYNASKGVVE